The Acidimicrobiales bacterium DNA segment CCGCCAACTCGACGGCCGAGCGTCGCACGATTCGCTCGCAGGCCCCCAGCACGACATTCTCGGCCACCGTGAACGACGGCACGAGCCGGAACTCCTGGTGGACCATCCCCACCCCGGCAGCCAACGCGTCGGCCGGTGTGCGGAAGTGGTGGGCCATGCCGTCGATGCGGACGTCGCCCTCGTCAGGCCGGTAGACGCCTGACAGGACGTTCATCAGGGTCGACTTCCCGGCACCATTCTCGCCGAGAACAGCGTGCACGCTGCCCCGACGGACCCGCAGGTGGGCACCGGCATTGGCCACCACGCCGGGAAATCGCTTCCAGATGTCCCGTAGCTCAACGGCGGGTGGGCCATCAGCGGGCGCGACCCCATCTGGCTTCTCCGAGGTGTTGGCGAGGCCGGTCGGGTGCGGGGGTTCGGTCATCGGTGGTCCTGCGGTTCCAGTCTCGATAAATGGTCTCGACGAAAGGCCCTGCCGGGCGATCTCAAGTCGGACGTGACGGCGCCGGCGGGTCATCCCCGCCGGCGCCGCGTTCGTCTGGTCCCCCTTGGTAGGGGATGGACGTCAGGGTGAGAATCAGCCGGCGGAGCCGACGACCCCTTCGACGAAGACGCCGATTCCCAGCATGTCGCCGTCACTCATCGTCTCGCCAGCCGCCACGAGCACGCTGCCGTCCTGGGCGTTGATCGGACCCTGGAACGGATGGAACGAACCGTCAATGATCTGCTGCTTCCGTTCCGCCACCGCGGCGACCACGGATGCGTCCACGTCGCTGGCGATGGGCGCCAGGTCGACCGTGCCGTCAGCCATCGAACCCCAGTAGTAGCCACCCTCGTACGTGCCGGCCGTGGCCTGCCCGATGACCTCGGCGTAGCGCGGGCCCCAATCCCAGACCGGCGCCGTGAGGTGGGCCGCCGGAGCGTGGGCGCTCATATCAGAGTTGTAGGCCACCCAACGAGCGCCTGCGGCTTCGGCCTTCTCGCCAGCTGCCGTGGAGTCCTGATGCATGGCAATCACGTCGGCACCCTTGTCGAGCATCGCCTGGGCCGAGTCACCCTCGACCACCGGATCAAACCACGTGCTGGTCCAGACCACCTCGACCTGAGCGGCTGGGTTGATCTCACGGACACCAAGGGTGAAGGCGTTGATGCCCCGGATGACCTCGGGAATCGGGAAGGCCGCCACGTAGCCGATGAGGTTCGACGAGGTAGCTGAACCGGCGACCATGCCGGAGAGATAGCGGGGCTCGTACATGCGCCCGAAGCTGTTTCCGAAGTTGGTGCCGTTGGCCTTGTAACCCGAGATGTGGTCGAACACGACGTCGGGGAACTCGTCGGCGAGGGCTTCCATGTCGTCCATGTAACCAAACGAGGTGCCAAAGATGACGTTGTAGCCCTGATCAATGAAATCGCGAACGTGGTTGCCGAAGTCGGCGGTGCCCTCCGGCACGGCCTCTACATAAGCGGTCTCCACACCGGTCTCGGCTGCTGCCGCGGCTCGACCCTGGTCATGGGCGTAGGTCCACCCGGCATCTCCCACCGGTCCGACGTAGATGAAGGCCGCCTTGGTGGCGTCCTCGTCATCGGATCCACAGGCCGTGGCCACCAAGGTAAGGCTCAGGACGACGGCCAACAGGCCGGCAATTCGGCGTCGCATCATTTCTCCCTCTGGCCGCCCCGGTCCGGGCCCATATGGCCCGTCGAGAGCCAGGACGGCTCGTCGGCGATCATTCCACGTTTCATCAATACGCGCCACAACAGGCGGAGAACCTGAACTGCAGCTCCGATCCGAAGGTCAACCGGCCACCGTGAGTTGCAGGCTGACCCGGGTGGCGCCGTTGGCCACCGCGGCACGGACCACTGCGTCGACTGCGTCCAGCACGGCGATCGTCTCACCTTCCACGGCGGTCCCGAAGGGGCCGACCTCGACATCCAACCCGGCTGCCTCGGCCACCGCGATGGCCGCCTTGACATGGGGGCCGGGGTCTCCCTCCACGAAGGGTTCGATGGTGAACTCGGCGACCGTCGACATGGACTCATCATGGCCCATGATTAGCGGTGCGTCAGTCCCAGAGGGCCCGGGCTCGCTGGGCCAGGTCTCGGTGGGCAGTCCGAAGATCCACCCCGGCGAGCTCTCCATCGGTCACCACGGCACGCCCCCCGACCAGAAGGTGGCGGACCCGACGATCCGGCCCCAGCACCAGTCCGGCCACCGGGTCGGCCATGTCGCCCAAGTCGTCGCCAGGCCACACCGCCAGATCGGCCCGCATGCCCACGGCGAGGCGACCGGTGTCGGCCATGCCCAGACAGTCCGCACCGCTTGTCGTGGCCATCTCCACCACATCGGCCGGCATCAAAGCATCGGGACGCCGCTCTCTCAATCGGGCGGTGTAGAGGGCCTGCCGGAGTTCGGGGAATAGTCCTCCAACTTCGTTGGACGCCACGCCATCGACGCCCAGACCCACCGGGCAGCCGGCGGCTCGCAGGTCGGCGACCCGGCACATGCCGGCGGCCAGTCGGGCGTTGGACGACGGACAGTGAGCGATGCCCGTGCCGGCCGAGCCCAGGCGGGCCATCTCGTCGTCGTCGATGTGGATGCCGTGGGCCAGCCACACGTCATCTCCCACCCAACCCCATTCATCGAGCATCTCCACGGGGCGTCGCCCAAACCGTTCCAGACAGTGCTCCTGTTCGGCAATGGTCTCGCACAAGTGGGTGTGAAGGCGTAGGCCGTAGCTTCGGGCCAACTCGGCGGACTCCACCATGAGTCCGGTGGTCACTGAGAACGGGCTGCACGGGGCGACGGTCACGAACACCATGTCGCCGTCGTGGTGGCGCGCGATCACCGACTCGGTAGAGGTCAGGATGGCGTCGCGGTCCTCGACCACGTGGTCTGGCGGTAGGCCGCCGGCACTCTCGCCGAGATCCATGGACCCCCGCGACAGGTGCAGGCGGATGCCGACGGTCCGGGCCGCATCGACAATGGCGTCAAACACCGTGTCGTCGCCGCCCGGCACCAGGTAGTGGTGGTCCGACGCGGTGGTGCAGCCGGTAGCTGCCAACTCACCTAGGCCGACTAACGCGGCAGCCCGTACGTCATCGACCGAGAGCCGGCCCCACACTGGGTACAGCTCAACCAACCACTGGAAGAGGTCGCAACCGGTGGCCCGACCCCGGGTCATCCACTGGTACAAGTGGTGATGCGTGTTGACAAGACCAGCGGTGATGATGTCGCCTTCGCAGTGCACCTCCTTGTCGCCCGACTCCGGAGCCACGATGCCCACCGCGGTGATCCGACCATCCACAATGGCCACGTCGCCGGGGTGACGGGCACCCCGCAGGACCAGTCGATCCTCGGGCACCGATGAACCTTCTCGAGCGGGAAACGTGGTCATGGAGTCCAGTCGGCGAAGGTGTCGATCATCATCCGGACGTCGGGGCCCAGTGGATAGAGGATGGGGCAGGTGCAACCGTCGGCCATGTACTGGCCCACCTTTTCTCGGACCTCGTCGGGCGTGCCTGCCGCGCAGATCATCTGCACCACGTCGTCGGGCACCAGCTTTGAAGCGGCCTTCACCTGCTCGTGGGTGGCCGGCCAGGTCAGGACCCGACCGATCTCCTCGAGTAGCGATTCGGGCACACCGGAGGCCTTCATGATGTGGGGCTGCTGACCCAGGTACTGGGTGACCATGAGGCGGGCACCGTCGAGGGCCTCGGCCCTGGTCTCGGCCACCGAGCACACCACCAACTGGGGGCGGTCCAGGTCGTCGACCGAGCGGCCCACCCGGGCGGCCCCGTCTGCCAGGCGATCCATGGCCTTCCGGTTGTACTCGGGCGACACCAGATAGTTGAGCACGACACCGTCGGCGATCTCGCCGGTCAGTTCGAGCATCTTGTCACCCGTAGCACCGATGTAGATCGGCACGTCCTTCGGGCGACGCTGTTGGTACACGTAGTCCAACTCCACGCCATCAAGGTGCACGAACTCGCCGTCGTAGGTGACTGTCTCGTCGGCCAGCAGAAGCCGGCACGCCTCGACGGTCTCCCGGATGGCGGTCAACGGTCTCCGACGCTGCACGCCGACCTTGCTAGCCAGTGGTTCCCACCACGCACCGATGCCCAGAATCATCCGACCAGGGGCCAGGTCGTCCAACGTCGAAAAGGTCGACGCCAGGCGGGCCGGGTTACGAGTCCAGCAGTCGACCACCCCCGAACCGATCTTGATGGTCTCGGTGCAGGTGGCAAAGGCCGCCATGGGGACCACGGCGTCACGGACCAGTCTCGAGTCGGCCTGCCACACGGCTTCGAAGCCGCGTTGTTCGGCGTACGTGACGTACTGCATCGCTTCCGTAATGGGATGTGCATCCTGCAGGTAGATAGCCAGTCGGGTCATGTTGCTTCCTCTCTCAGATCTCTTCGAGTCGACGGTGTAGGCGTACCGCCTGTTCGGCAGCCCGAGCCCGAACCTCGTCGGCGTCGACCCGGGTGGGTCGACCATCAGCCAGCACGACCGCGCCGTCGACCTCCACGGTGCGGGGACCGACCCCCGTGGTAAAGGCCAACCGCCAGGGGTCCATGTGCGGGTAATCCCAGGTCACCCGGTCGTTGCGGGCCTCGGGGAACAGATCCCAGCCGGTGGTCAACCACCCCCAGGCGGTCTCGGGCGAGGCGGTGACGTCGTCCTCGCGGTGGCGCACGTAGGCCACCCGGAACTCGTCGAGCATGTCGGCCCCGATGCCGTCGGTACCGAGTGCTACCGGGTTGGCGAACCGGGTCGGGCGGGCGTAACCCACCGAGTTGTTCATGTTCGACCGGGGGTTGTGCACGAAGGTCCCGGCCAGGCCGTGGTCGTCGTCGAGATGCACACCGTGGACTAGTAGCCAGTCGTCGGTGGCCAGCGGCCGCAGGCGGTCGGCCGCTCCGACGTCGGCGGTCCCCTCGGCCACATGCACGTGGACGCCGACCCCCAGGTCGGCGGCAAGGCCGGCAGCCGCCTCGAGGCTGGCGTCGCTGCAGGTGAAGGCGGCGTGGATGCCCACCATGCCCCGACCCCCGGCTCGCAGGTACCGCTCGTTCTCAGCCAGACCTCGACGGGCTCCGTCGGCGCCGTGACGGTCGGTGATCCCGTAGGTGCACGAGACCCGGACGCCCACCTCGGCACACGCCTCGGCAATGACGTCGAGTGACCCGTCGATGGCCTCGGGCGATTCGTGGTGGTCGATGATCGCCGTGCAACCACGCTCCAGGGCCTCCACCGCACCGAGCATGGCCGACCAGCGGATCGATTCCAGGTCCAGTGCCCGGTCGAGTCGCCACCAGACCAACTCCAGGATGTCGGTGAAGCCGGCCGGCGTGCGGGGTGGGGCGGGCATGCCCCGAGCGAGCGACGAGTACAGGTGGTGGTGCGCGCAGACCAGGCCCGGGCTCGTCGCTCCGTCTGCGGCATCCACGGGACTCAGCGTCCGTCCCAGTCGGCCCAGTGCTCCTGCTGGTCCGGTGCCGCCATGGGCAACGAGTGGCGCCACATCCCGTCGTGGGCGTGGAGGGCCGCGGCGACCGCCCCGGCGGTCGGGACGAGACCGATCTCGCCCACGCCTTTAATCCCGTAGGGGGCGTCGGGCTGGGGTGACTCGACGAGGCGCACGTCGACGTCAGGCATGTCCTTGGGGCGGATGATCCCGAGACTGCGCAGGGTCTCGTTGCGTGGGCGGGCCTCGTTGTCGGCCGGGAACCCCTCGGTGAGGGCATACCCGAGACCCATGTGCACCGCGCCCTCCACCTGGCCTTCGCACAGCATCGGGTTGACGGCCCGGCCCACGTCGTGGGCAGCCACCACCCGGTCGACATCGCCCGTCTCCGGGTCGAGCACGACCAGCTGGGCGGCGTAGCCGAACGTGGAGTGGATGATCGGATTCTCGACACCGTCGTTGAGCGAGTTAGTCCAGTCGACCCGGTACTCCCCCTCATAGTCGACGCCGATCCGACAGCCGTCGGCCTTGGCATTGCGACAGGCGTCGGCCACCGATCCGGCGCCCATCAAGGTGCCCCGGCTGCCCGTGGTCTGTCCGGCACCCAGCTCCCGGGTGGTGTCGACAATCACGTCGATGCATTCCGGATCGATACCGAGCTCCTCGACGGCCACCTGCATGGCTACGGTGTCGACGCCCTGGCCCATCTCGGTCCAGCAGTGCCGCACCTCGACCCGGCCGTCGTCGCGGAAGTGCACAACGGCCCGCGCGACTTCCTTGAAGCCATTGCCTAGGCCCGAGTTCTTGAGGCCCAGGCCGAGACCGACCGGTCGGCCATCGGCCACCGCGTCGTCGTAGGCGTCCTTCACTTCGTCCAGGCACGCCCGGGCCCCTAGGCAGCCGTCGTCCATGATCTGACCCGGCCCCCACACCACTCCCGGGGAAATGACGTTGCGGCTGCGGATCTCCCAGCCGGAGATACCGGCCTTCTCGGCGAGGCGATCTAGCACGCCCTCCATGGCGAACTGGGCCTGGTTGGCCCCGAAGCCCCTGAAGGCGCCACAGACCGGGCCGTTGGTTCGCACCGCGGTGGCCTCCACGTCGATGGTGGGCAACACGTAGGGGCCACTGGCGTGTCCGGCGGCTCGCTCCAGAACCTTCATGCCGACCGACGCATAGGGGCCAGAGTCACCGATCATCCGTACCCACAGGCCGGTCAACCTGCCGTCAGCATCACAGCCCGCCCGGTAGGCCATGCGGATCGGGTGGCGCTTGGGATGCATGAGGAGCGACTCCTCACGCGACAGCGTGCACTTGACGGGACGCCCGGTGACCCAGGCGGCGAGCGCCGCGTGGGCCTGGTTGGACATGTCCTCCTTACCGCCGAACGCCCCGCCATTGGACACCAGTTCCACGGTGATCCTCGATGTGTCGACATCGAGGACCGAGGCGATCTGGTTGCGGTCGTCCCACACGCCCTGGCCACCGGAGTACACGTACAAGCCGGGCTGGTCCTCGCTCCCCTCCCCGGACGGGTCGTCGCCGGGAAGGACCGTGGGCACGGCGAGGGTCGACTCGGGCTCCACGAAGGCGTGTTCGATGCGTTGGGTTTGGAAGACCTCCTCGACCACGTGGACGGACCCGGCCAGCGCGGCCTCTACGTCACCGCGGGCATAGGTCGAGACCGAGAGCACGTTGCCGTCCAGTTCCCAGACGGCGTCCTCGTCGGCGGCCACCGCCACCACCGGGTCGCTGTACACGGTCAGCGGCACCTGCTCGACGGTCACCATCTCGGCGGCCCGGCGAGCTGTCTCACGGTCGTCGGCCACCACCACGGCCAGCACGTCGCCGAGGTACGAGGTGCGCCCCCCCTCGGGGATCATCACCGGCCAGTCGGTGTGGATGATGCCGACCCGACGGGCTCCGGGGATGTCGTCCGCCGTGAGCACCCGATGGACGCCGTCGATCGCCTCAGCGGCCGAGGTGTCGATGCGTACGATGTCGGCCCTGGCATGGTCGGCCAACCGCAGTGCCGCGTGTAGCAGACCCTCGGGGAAGAGGTCGTCGACGTAGGGTCGATCGCCGAGGGAGAGTTCGCAGGCCTCCAACTTGATGCCGCTGGATCCCACGCCTCCGCGG contains these protein-coding regions:
- a CDS encoding 8-oxoguanine deaminase; protein product: MTTFPAREGSSVPEDRLVLRGARHPGDVAIVDGRITAVGIVAPESGDKEVHCEGDIITAGLVNTHHHLYQWMTRGRATGCDLFQWLVELYPVWGRLSVDDVRAAALVGLGELAATGCTTASDHHYLVPGGDDTVFDAIVDAARTVGIRLHLSRGSMDLGESAGGLPPDHVVEDRDAILTSTESVIARHHDGDMVFVTVAPCSPFSVTTGLMVESAELARSYGLRLHTHLCETIAEQEHCLERFGRRPVEMLDEWGWVGDDVWLAHGIHIDDDEMARLGSAGTGIAHCPSSNARLAAGMCRVADLRAAGCPVGLGVDGVASNEVGGLFPELRQALYTARLRERRPDALMPADVVEMATTSGADCLGMADTGRLAVGMRADLAVWPGDDLGDMADPVAGLVLGPDRRVRHLLVGGRAVVTDGELAGVDLRTAHRDLAQRARALWD
- a CDS encoding thiamine-binding protein — its product is MSTVAEFTIEPFVEGDPGPHVKAAIAVAEAAGLDVEVGPFGTAVEGETIAVLDAVDAVVRAAVANGATRVSLQLTVAG
- a CDS encoding molybdopterin-dependent oxidoreductase, with product MTTFDLNGTTVEASVDHPHLLAALRDELGVTSPKDGCSPSGQCGCCTVLVDGKARVSCQTSMDKADGASITTLEGLDEDERQRYAMTFAAHGALQCGFCTPGIVMRTKALLDKASSKGKALERDDAARHLGAHLCRCTGYVKILDAVESLAAGEVPVPLPRGGVGSSGIKLEACELSLGDRPYVDDLFPEGLLHAALRLADHARADIVRIDTSAAEAIDGVHRVLTADDIPGARRVGIIHTDWPVMIPEGGRTSYLGDVLAVVVADDRETARRAAEMVTVEQVPLTVYSDPVVAVAADEDAVWELDGNVLSVSTYARGDVEAALAGSVHVVEEVFQTQRIEHAFVEPESTLAVPTVLPGDDPSGEGSEDQPGLYVYSGGQGVWDDRNQIASVLDVDTSRITVELVSNGGAFGGKEDMSNQAHAALAAWVTGRPVKCTLSREESLLMHPKRHPIRMAYRAGCDADGRLTGLWVRMIGDSGPYASVGMKVLERAAGHASGPYVLPTIDVEATAVRTNGPVCGAFRGFGANQAQFAMEGVLDRLAEKAGISGWEIRSRNVISPGVVWGPGQIMDDGCLGARACLDEVKDAYDDAVADGRPVGLGLGLKNSGLGNGFKEVARAVVHFRDDGRVEVRHCWTEMGQGVDTVAMQVAVEELGIDPECIDVIVDTTRELGAGQTTGSRGTLMGAGSVADACRNAKADGCRIGVDYEGEYRVDWTNSLNDGVENPIIHSTFGYAAQLVVLDPETGDVDRVVAAHDVGRAVNPMLCEGQVEGAVHMGLGYALTEGFPADNEARPRNETLRSLGIIRPKDMPDVDVRLVESPQPDAPYGIKGVGEIGLVPTAGAVAAALHAHDGMWRHSLPMAAPDQQEHWADWDGR
- a CDS encoding BMP family ABC transporter substrate-binding protein, giving the protein MRRRIAGLLAVVLSLTLVATACGSDDEDATKAAFIYVGPVGDAGWTYAHDQGRAAAAAETGVETAYVEAVPEGTADFGNHVRDFIDQGYNVIFGTSFGYMDDMEALADEFPDVVFDHISGYKANGTNFGNSFGRMYEPRYLSGMVAGSATSSNLIGYVAAFPIPEVIRGINAFTLGVREINPAAQVEVVWTSTWFDPVVEGDSAQAMLDKGADVIAMHQDSTAAGEKAEAAGARWVAYNSDMSAHAPAAHLTAPVWDWGPRYAEVIGQATAGTYEGGYYWGSMADGTVDLAPIASDVDASVVAAVAERKQQIIDGSFHPFQGPINAQDGSVLVAAGETMSDGDMLGIGVFVEGVVGSAG
- a CDS encoding amidohydrolase family protein, with the translated sequence MDAADGATSPGLVCAHHHLYSSLARGMPAPPRTPAGFTDILELVWWRLDRALDLESIRWSAMLGAVEALERGCTAIIDHHESPEAIDGSLDVIAEACAEVGVRVSCTYGITDRHGADGARRGLAENERYLRAGGRGMVGIHAAFTCSDASLEAAAGLAADLGVGVHVHVAEGTADVGAADRLRPLATDDWLLVHGVHLDDDHGLAGTFVHNPRSNMNNSVGYARPTRFANPVALGTDGIGADMLDEFRVAYVRHREDDVTASPETAWGWLTTGWDLFPEARNDRVTWDYPHMDPWRLAFTTGVGPRTVEVDGAVVLADGRPTRVDADEVRARAAEQAVRLHRRLEEI
- a CDS encoding LLM class flavin-dependent oxidoreductase, yielding MTRLAIYLQDAHPITEAMQYVTYAEQRGFEAVWQADSRLVRDAVVPMAAFATCTETIKIGSGVVDCWTRNPARLASTFSTLDDLAPGRMILGIGAWWEPLASKVGVQRRRPLTAIRETVEACRLLLADETVTYDGEFVHLDGVELDYVYQQRRPKDVPIYIGATGDKMLELTGEIADGVVLNYLVSPEYNRKAMDRLADGAARVGRSVDDLDRPQLVVCSVAETRAEALDGARLMVTQYLGQQPHIMKASGVPESLLEEIGRVLTWPATHEQVKAASKLVPDDVVQMICAAGTPDEVREKVGQYMADGCTCPILYPLGPDVRMMIDTFADWTP